The Pseudoalteromonas rubra nucleotide sequence ACTAATAAATTAATTTATTGATTTACCGCCGATTTTACTACACTTGATGAATCAGCTTCGTCAATCAAGTTTAGGTCAAAGTCAAACTCATCAACCCGAATGGCTTTTTCACGCTTACGATTATAATCAATCAACTGAGCGTACTCTGTTTCATTAATGACTTTGGCTATCAATGCATTGTCCAGTGTTTCGTAAAAACGAACCCCAGCTTTGATCTCACGCTTTTTGAGTGCTCGCTTAACTTTACTCAACAGGTCCAGGCATGCAATTTTAGCCTTATAAGCCTGCTCGTTAATGTCGTGGCCGTCACCAGCTTGCGGCTTAACTAAATGCGTTAACTGAGCCTTAAATGCGGTATCCAATTGCGCAGCCGTCGCCAGTTCACGTATCATGTCGTCGTTGATACGCGGCATAGAATGACCGAACTGCATAGTCAGCACCCGCATGAACTTTCGTGTACCAGGTGCCGGAAAGTTATCCAGGAACTTATGCAGTGCCTGCTCGGCTTCGACCAACGCGTAACGTGTTGCATAATGGAAATATGGTGCAGCAGCCTCACGGTCTGTCACTGCTACTTTCTGCTCGTAATACTTGATAGAAGCCATGGCAGCATATAGGTAGCTCATTACGTCACCCAGACGAGCAGATAGCATTTCAGCTTGCTTAAGCTTGCCACCCAGAACCAGCAAAGAGAAATCGGCATACACAGCCAGCTTGGCTGACAAACGCTGTGCCGCTTTTTCGTATGCCTGTACTTCTGGCAAACTCGAGTTACTACTCGCTGTAAATGGCAGTAGCCCTAGCTTGAATGCTCGTAAACTATTCGCAACACTATACCCTACTGTCTTACGCAATATCTTGTTAAAGGTTTTGTCTGCATCCGCTTCTTCACTGTGGATTGCCTCAACCATTGATTGCAGATAAGGGTGACAACGCATAACCCCTTGACCGAAAATCATTAGGTTTCGAGTAAGGATGTTGGCTCCTTCTACGGTAATCGCGATAGGCTGTGCGACATAACCACTGGCCAGCGTGTTTTGCGGACCATTCTGTATGGCCTTACCGGCCAAAATATCCATGGCTGAATCCAAAACATCCCGACCCGTTTCTGTCATGTGGTATTTGGCAATAGCAGTTACCACTGACGGCTTCAGACCCATACCCAGACCTTCCGTTGTCAGTACACGCATCGCTTCTTGAAGATAAGTTTTGCCAGCGATGTCCGCAAGCTTTTCCTGGATCCCCTCAAACTGACCGATTGCCAGCCCGAATTGCTCACGTACCGCCGCATACTCTGACGCCGACTTCAACGCAACCTGACTGGTAGAAACGCCCAGCGCTGGCAAAGAAATACCACGCCCAGCACCCAGACAGCTAACTAACATCTGCCATCCGCGACCAATATTTTGCTGACCACCGATAATGAAGTCCATTGGGATAAACACTTTTTCGCCGCGCGTAGTACCGTTGTAGAAACGGATACCCATTGGATCGTGGCGGTTGCCCAGCTCAACACCCGGATGCGATTTGGGGATCAACGCACAGGTTATTCCCAAAGACTCTTTGCCACCGAGAAAGCCTTGCGGATCTAGTACTTTAAATGCTAATCCCAGTACTGTCGCAATAGGCGCGAGTGTGATGTAACGTTTGTCCCAGGTTATTTCCAGACCAAGCACTTCTTCA carries:
- a CDS encoding acyl-CoA dehydrogenase, which codes for MSLRTQLRKILPSISVTEQEALDAGDVWLEGSIYRGKPDFDALRAVPEAKLNSEEQAFLDGPVQELMAMIDDSVIQNEKHLPEHILEFLKKERFFSLIIPKEYGGREFSPYANSTIVGTIATKSSAVAVTVMVPNSLGPGELLMHYGTKEQQAHYLPRLANGTDIPCFALTSPEAGSDAGGIPDQGVVTKGQYNGEEVLGLEITWDKRYITLAPIATVLGLAFKVLDPQGFLGGKESLGITCALIPKSHPGVELGNRHDPMGIRFYNGTTRGEKVFIPMDFIIGGQQNIGRGWQMLVSCLGAGRGISLPALGVSTSQVALKSASEYAAVREQFGLAIGQFEGIQEKLADIAGKTYLQEAMRVLTTEGLGMGLKPSVVTAIAKYHMTETGRDVLDSAMDILAGKAIQNGPQNTLASGYVAQPIAITVEGANILTRNLMIFGQGVMRCHPYLQSMVEAIHSEEADADKTFNKILRKTVGYSVANSLRAFKLGLLPFTASSNSSLPEVQAYEKAAQRLSAKLAVYADFSLLVLGGKLKQAEMLSARLGDVMSYLYAAMASIKYYEQKVAVTDREAAAPYFHYATRYALVEAEQALHKFLDNFPAPGTRKFMRVLTMQFGHSMPRINDDMIRELATAAQLDTAFKAQLTHLVKPQAGDGHDINEQAYKAKIACLDLLSKVKRALKKREIKAGVRFYETLDNALIAKVINETEYAQLIDYNRKREKAIRVDEFDFDLNLIDEADSSSVVKSAVNQ